The genomic region TGGGATCCCCTCGGCTGGAATAACACCAGCGGACTTGGTCCCTTTCATGGCAGTACTTCCCTTGTGAGGGGAAATAAGCAgcacaaactaaaaacacatgaagTGGTTTTATCAGCACATACAGTCACCCATAAGCGCTCGCCGtgtgcacagacacaaacacaaacacacacactctctcacacacacacgctcacatgtAAATCATCCACTGTCCACATCCATACATTATCTGCTCAAGgtactcaacaaaaaaaaaagataaatatttcaaaaaacCCAGCAGAGGCTGGTGTTTTGGCtttgtacagtatttatacCTGTATATTATATGAATTTCTGCGTCattaaaaattataaataaggggaaaaaataaatttgCCATAACAGAAAAACCACTGCTTTAACTCATTGTTGTAAACTGTAAACTCATTAAGCAGCTAACATTGGAGACCTATAATATCACTGGAGCATCCGTGATGcctgatttcttcttcttcgctTTAGTACACTGCTTCAGCTTTCCAGCTACGTTAACATTCCCTGATGCCGAGTGGTCTTCTGCATTGTCCGACATTCCCTTTTCTCTGTCCTGTTCAGTGTGTCTCCTCTTGGCGCTGAGTAAAGATCTGCCAAGGCACTTTGAGAGTATGGGTGACAGTATAGGCTACAGAAGGGGAGCTGCTCTACGGACTACAGTCCCTCTGCCAACGGTCTCCTTGTCTAGAGGTGGAAGCACTTAAGACAACACTTCTCTGCAGACTTCAACAAAGAAAGGCTAAGCAAAAGCGCTTTGAGAAGTGATTGGTTGCTTCTACGTCACCTCCCATAGAGAACATATATATGCTTGCCAGAGAGTTGGATAGGGATTCCTCTGGTGTCCCAGAGTCCTTCATACCATGAATTCATTATTGCCATACAATACCAGCGACTGTGGTATGTCTGGCGGGTCCCTGCTATGGCCGCCACTGTCTCTTGAGTGCCTTTTTGGTGAATGCTTGGCCCCCTTCAGTTTTTGTTTGCTCTTCTCTGGATTGAAGGTGCCTCGACTGGTAAACTGGGGCCTATTGTCATGCATGCCTTCAAGATCCCCTGTAGGGCTCATTTCTATGCTATCAGAAGAGGCTTGAGACGTGTTCAGGGACTGGGACTGGGACTGGGCTGGACCTGAGCCTTGGGGTGGAGACTTGGAGTGGAAACGAAAGCGCcgtgtggaggaagaggaggataatgGGTGGTAGTGTGATGAGGAGGAATAGGAAGAAACACTAGAGCAAGAGTCAACAGAGTCCAGAGAGTCAGGCTGCCGGTGGAGAATGCGGCGTCGGGGGCTCCTTCCATCAGACCTTCGAGGCCATGGGGATGTCAACGCTGGACCTCTTTCTGCAgtaaaaaacaatgacaaatcaAGTCGGGTTTTTATCTCCTGTTCCAAATCACACTTGCAAAAATGCAAACTGAAAGGTGAGTTGTGATTCTCATACCAGAGAAGTCAGAAATGGTTTCCTCAGAGTCAACGTTGAGGTTTTCAGAGCTATCAGCTGTACCAATGGAGGCCTCTGACTCCAGGGTCTCATCATCTGATGCTCGGGGCTCCAGAGTCAAAATCTCAAAAGTCAACTCCTCTCTGCAGAGTAAAAACATTCTccacattaaaaatgttgagGCACAGCTAACACTTGTAATACATGCAATGTAATGTtgacacatcattttaaatgcgATGACggattttacttttctttttgcagGCTTTCAATTTGCTCTGTTAACACTCTCTCTTCCTGCTGCATGGCTGCCTGCTGATACTCTGAGATTTCAACCAAAGAGTCTGCTCCCTCTTCACCACCGCTTTCCTCCACCACAGTGTTGGCCACAGGCGGCAGGCGGGGACTTAGTGGAGGTGAAGGTGTGTTGTAGCTTAGTCTCTGTAAGTGGCCTTTTccctgagaaaaacacaaaacaaatcacatatTTTATCTTCTCACATTTGTTCTTTATAAGACgctgctcacacacatgcagggacGGAAGCATATGAAATGAACAGCTATGTTGAAAACAATACGGCCGTCCTTAATAAGCATTAACAAACTAAAACGTCACATTGTCACacaatgtttacctttttaGCTGCATTTGGCTGCTTAAGAGGAAAagtgacaaacaaataaacccGAGATCAGTGACTGCAGATTCAAACAGgtcaaaaaagagagaaaacaaactaCAGTCTAATATCAAAATCAATTCTAGCAACTTATTTACATTCTCATTTTAGCCTCTTATTGTTGACATTCTGAGTTCTTAAAAGTCAAGCTGACAGTAACAATTTGATACACTGTTACTGTCAACTTGACAGAATCACTATCAtcattatttctgtatgtttttgctttattaatagattcatgTTGCGTCATAAATACCTTTATATAGTGAACtatttattgttccatatcaaaacaaacacttttattttgaaatgatgtgaaatagcatcctaaatattttaatttcaatgtttttttctcaaaaatTTGGACTATTTTTTCTTGACCAGCCCCCTaatgaccaaactagacactcagtgacCCCCAGGTCAATTgaatttgagacccctgctctaaacaCTTCTGTTCACAATTTATCCAGAGACAGActtgacagaaataaaataaacatttccaaTTCCTGCTCTAGATTTCTTTTGTGAGTGAGCCACATGGTGGATGCATACATACCAGTGTGAACTATTGCTGATCAATAAagtacatccatccattcatctatcTATAGACAAAAATCAAACAGCTATTTGTACAGGTCTCAAAAGAGACATCCTAGCTAGTACAGAACTGAAGGCTCAGTCAGGTGGACTTAAACTCCTGTCTGTGATTCATAACAACTGATAACAGTGGGATTTCTCATACAGgtcatattattttatcttacCATTGACCGTCGAATGACAGTCAATCTGAACTTGGCCTTGTTTTCAGCAAACTCCAGGGTATGGATGTCCTTCAGTCGTAATCTGTACTTACTCATCTGCTCGCAGATGATAAGTTCTACACACCTGTGGAACGACAAGACAAAACCACTTATATGATGACACAGTGCTGTTCTTATACACGTAGGCCCAGTTCATACTGGATGTGTGACATGTCCCCACACCAATGTGTTTATGATTTTAGTTTCTGTTTCAACTCAGACAGAAAACTTCATATTATCTTTTGTTTACtcagatggacagagagagatagagagaaccTGCCCACACCATGTGTCTCGTGTGAACCAAACCTTAGCCTCCTTTAGACCAGTGGGTACCTGAAAGCTCACCTGGCAGAGCTAGTGCTCCGTGTACTGAAGCTACAactctctgcagcagctggaaaaGTTCCCATGTTGCCAAATTTCACAATGCTGACCTTTGCTGCGTGTTTTCTCTAATCGCTCCCTCTTTCAAAGTACAATCCGTCTTATCCAACTCTGGATTAAAATGCGCCAAAATGTCTACAAAAACACCAGTGGCTCAGtttctttgaaaacaaaaaacaactcattttcTACACCAGAGACATTCCAGTAAAAAGtattgtgtttaaaacaaacaaacaaaaaaaaaccgaTTTTTATTGTGAGTTTTCAGATGTAATTGAcatgatactgtatgtgtgacttTCCAGAACAATCTTTTTTAGTTTGTTGCTATTTAGTCTAATGTACTCTTTTGCTCTGTTGTAAAATTCCTGCTGAATTGGACATTGATGGCCTTAAAGAAGCTGATGTTTATCGGTCCCACATGGAACCCATTAGTTTAATTCTAGTTCCACTTCCACTGTTTTTATCCTGGTCATGTGTCCTGCTGTGAATGAAACGCGACTGTGTCCCcatttgggggtggggggggggggggggggcaacccCACACTTTGTGACAGACACTAAGTTCATGCTTACGCAGTCGTCTTGCTGATGTCTTGAACACTCTGCAGTGGATCGATGGTATCGGGACAACGAAGGATGCACGGAGCAAAAACTATGGCCAAGGCATTAGCAGACATACGGTTTGTCTCCTCTTGCAAGGCGACCCTAAAAAGCACAAACTCAACATTAGAGTCAACCATCAGGAAGGAAATAATAttctgttcattcatttattaaagaaCTGATATTTGTTTTACCTGACAAGATGAAATATGAGGCGTTCCAGAGTGCATATGTGAGTTCTGTTTAGCTGATCAATAATTGAATACACCCCTCTAATCATTTCCTTTTTATCCTGCAAACCTGGAGAGACATTCAGACAAGATGAATCAAGAATAAAATCAAACTTTGGACTGAATGTAGAGTGCGGTGCACTTGAAGTACATATTAGCATTGTACGCCTGGATGATGACTACTCACCCATGGCTCGTATAAACTCTTCATACAGCTCAAAGGTCAAGAGAGGATTAGGCAGGTCTCTCAGCCACTGTTTGAAAACACTGGCAATGACGTTGATGTTGTAATCGTCCAGATTCATGCTTTCCACATCTGTTTGGGGAACGCAGGCAAACCAGATCGCATTTAGTTAGACCCCATAAATGGTTCTTAGTTTTAAAAGGTCCATCCAATCACTCATACCTATTccaaactacggtggcctttgcataccagaaaagTTATAACaactctctcccactctttcTGTTATTTCTTCACGAAACACATGTTCATTCAGACTAGGGATGGGACCATAcgactttttttgtgtctgataccgatatcactaACTCGaatatctaccgataccgacaTCAGTCCAATACACTCATTTTAGACCAtatatgaactatgaagctgttaacacatttgtgctgagtcatttcaaagacgtCATTCTACAACTGTgttacaaatattgttctccccaaaagaagaaataaacagccctaacatgactcagctaaaatgcttttgctggtttttatttacatctttGCTGAAACACGCGACATATAGGATTTTTGAATTGTGttgaatttttaatttttatctgtccgatatctgatccagtgattttgtcCAGTATCGGGCCGATACCGATGCTGactgataccgattcccatccctaatcaGACTGCTGTGCTTCATAAAGCGAGACCCTTGCCTGAAGCACATAAAAAAGGCTTACTCTAAggctgtgaaaacaaaaaacaagtttttattttaaagcacttaTACACTGATGCAAACATCTGGGAAGTACATTCCATGTCTGCCAATATGCTCAGCtacatattacacactggacctttaaaagctAACCATTCACCCGTTAGCTGTAGTTTATAGAAAAAGTTACCCGTGTCAAGTCCTTGTTTGAGTTCCTTAATTTTGTTGGTGGAGCCAGATTTCCGGTATATTCCTTCAGTGTAGAGTCCGTGCATCTCAATGTAGTTGATTAGCTTCTCCACAACCAGGGGCACTGTTTTGTCATCATTAGTCAGACGAGAAACCTCTACTCCAAACTGTCTGGAGGAGAGCTCTGGATCAAACTGACACAAGACACAAACATTATATACAGCCTTTGATAAACACACGATAATGCTGTGTACTTTTATTCATGTGTGATGCCACAAGctcaataataatcaataatcaatataaGATTTGGTAAAGGttcaaggaagaaaaacaaagagtctCAGTGTGTATGTTTGGTCTTATCACTATCATATGTTAGTAAATATACTAGCATTTTGAAACCACAGCTACACAATTCATGTCACGGAACATAATTAAAGGGATACACAATAATACGACTAACTCACCTTCTTACTGCATTTGGTGGTCGTCCTCTGGCAGCACTTTCTATGGCAGGCGTACCGGCACACTGGATTAACACAGCCGGAGAAATCAAACGGGTCATTTCCATTATCAACAGAAAGACAGTGTCTCCTCATTATTCAGCAAAAGTTGGgccaaaagacaaaaatgttgaCACAAGCAGCATTGGCTGGAATTAAGAAAACATCCCGTGAATAAAGGAGAAATCTCTGCAGACACTGAGCTGCAGAACCCATGAGTCCAGTTGAAAACAATCTGATTAGGTCGGAAGAAGGAGAGGGGGTGGGGCTCAGTGTCTGAggccagactgtgtgtgtgtgtgtgtgtgtgtgtgggcaagtTATGAATGTAAAAGTGTGCATTTGAGGTCAAAAAGACTTGACAGATTTTATTCAACCACACATTTTGTGAGAGACAGTCTTAATAACACTCTGGTGGTTGGTTACATAAAGTCATTGTTGGCTCAATGAGTGAAGTCTTTGACTGTTGTTTAGAAATTGTAGTGAAATGTTCAATTTTAAAATTGGTGTTATCAACACACAGTGTTTTAGTGTATCATGGTGATGTCTGGTCTGTGCAGACAAACATCACATCTATTGTAAGGCTGCTTGTAACAATTCCACCGAAGAGGTTGAtcacatttgtgtctgtttgtgaaaAGCTTAACTAAAAAATAAAGGACACATTTGAATGAATCTCTCTGGGGGTGTAGGTTATAGCCCAAGGAAGATTTAAGTGGTGATATGAATGGATTCAGAATACAGTTGTTTTAGGGTCTTTCTTTACAGCTCTCACAATGTTTCTGTCATCAACTGCTGAAGTCTTCCTTGAAGTCATCCACCTAATATCTGTTGCTCAGTACACCAGTGGTTTCATTCCAAATGGTTGTACTGGCTATGGCCAATGTTTGTGCAATGGCTCTGATTGATTTCCCATCTTCTCTCAAATTCACAATTGCTTGTGTTTCACCCATAGACAGTTCTCTGGTTTCACATTCAGTGCTATTTATTGTTGGAATAAACAATGTATGGGACACAACccacctgtcagtcacatgtttcAATACTTTTGCTAACATGAAAATTGGGACAAAAGGTGctatcttctatgttgtgtatcagatccagatgtaaatacctggaagtaaaagctgtaatgttcatcttttgtctcatattcatcgtttgatgtcaaacccaaatgtttcaGACCACGGCAAAAATAAAgcaattggcctcactgttctaATACTATAGGGGGGCACTGtagttttaattaaatgtttaaccCTGCCAGACAGGGGAGTGCAGACACTGCAGAAACGTTTGTACTCTCTGAGTGCTTACTATAGCTTTTATACCATTTAGTGTATTTTGAGTTCTCAGAGCCACAGGCAACACTGTCAtatatcttgttttgtctaatCAGCTTTCAATAGCCCTTAGGATACATAACATCAAACAGAGCAGCAAATCTTCAAACTGAGAAGCTTGAATTATCAATTATAGTGTATTTTTTCCCTCACAATTATTGACTAACACCACAGCTTGATTATGAATTTAGCTTTTTCTGATGCTCActcacatttgcacacacaggCGCGGTCCATCATCCAGATGAGCGATGAGCAGTATTCGCAGTATGTGGGGATGCTGTACTGCGTAGACTTAAAGATGTGACCATTGTGCTCTTCCACCTGCGGGGGGCAGCAGAGCACAGGTTAATTCAGAGTTGATGTACATTACTATCTCAtgtttttagagctgcaactaacgcttATTttcatcaattaatctgttgattattttctcgattaatcgagtaactgTTTGTTAAcgaacgttgatcagtgtttgtcagacctggaaatgatgacgttcttgaatgtcttgttttgtccacaaaccaaaatgattcagtttaaatgatttctttgttatatggagcaaatctactagaaaatattgacatttaagaagctaaaacagtcagaaatcttgttttaatcatgaaaaaagcttcaaaatcgataaatagattatcaaaattaatttagtaatcgattaatcgagtaattgtttcagctctttatGTTTTTCTCGTTCTTTATAGCCAGGTTTTATTCTGGTCACtggtgtatttatatattggTTTAAACAGTAAATGGAGGTGTAGAGAACTGACTGTTGGAGCAAAGTATCATCTTTATTTTGTAATGATGAGAATCAACTGAGAATGAACTCAGACTCACAATGTCGGCGTCCTTTTTCCTCCGCTTTTTGCGTTCAGGTTTGACTACCTGCtgctggaaaacaaaataaaacatctgagATATTACAACTATAACAGataactttgacaaaaaaaatctgtgcaaacacaattttgaatgataataataaaaactgcatATATGTGTTTCATTTCCAAGGCAGTCAGGAGGCAGTTACATGTCCTTACCTTGCTGAGTGTACTGTCCAGAGGTTTATACTCTGTCATGAACTCATCCAGGAAAACCTTAAAGGTGTTGACCCACACTTTGACAGGAGACTCACTCCAGACCCTCTGCTCCTGACGCATAGTCTTCTCCAAGATTTGCTCAAACAGAGCATAGAGGTCTTTGTAGCGGATACTCTTCCCATCATCCATCTAGGGAGAAAGATAATAGAGTCATAGGGAGGgcaaaacatttacagtattataAAGAGTAATCTTAAAGCTGATGTCAGTGAAATAAACTTTCTATGTAGCGCTATATATACTTTTCATAGAGCGCTATATTCCAACACTGATCCCGAGGATTAGGACACAAAGTTAGACAAAGCACTGGcagtaaattcaaattcatCATGCAAAAGGTGTTGACCACACTTACAGCGAGTGCGGTGGAATATGAGTTGAAGATGTTCAGACGGAATTCTTTCAAAGCCTTTTTAAAGACGACGTCCACCATGGTGTCCTTCTTACTGTCCTCGGTGTCCAAGTCGTTGATCTGAAATAAGACACCACAGCCACATTAGTGATGAAAGCATTGTGAGGAAATGACTTTGCTGATACCAACAGAACAAGGTGTGTTGGGTGAGTGCATGTTGGGTCACACCTTCTTCATTAGGAAGTCATTCATGGTCCTGTAGTCATTGGTGCAGGTGAGGATCTGCAGTGCATCGCTCTGCCACTGCGTAGGTTCCAGAGCCACGCTGCTGATCTTTACACTGCGCCGCCGCTTCACTTTGGGAGATGGGTCCTTGTTCTCCTTCAAGTCTCGATCCAGCATCATATCAGGACTGCAGGGTGGTGACATGCTTTCCTGACCTGCTGAGTGGAGGAAACCACCATTAGTGACAGATCTACAGGAATTGTAGTTTAACGGAAGTTACGTCAAATGAATGGCAAGTACATTCAAAGATTTACAATACATTGTTTCATTGATTGATGTCTCTCAATATGCAATAATCAGTTAGATAAAAATGCCATTAAATAATGCACCTTCTCCCAGAAGTGGACCAGTTTCTCCATAGTCTCCATCCAGGGAATCATTCCCACTAAGCAGCTTTTCTCTGGACGACTTCTTGTCCCCGTACTTGGGTTTACCCCAGAAACGCATCTTACCACGAACCCTgttaaaaaaccaaaacaaaattcATCAACATTAACCGATTACTGGTGAAAACTGTTAGTGACTACATATATTACAgcattaaaactaaaatgagGCAAAACTACAAATGCTGTCAACGCTAAGCTAACCTTCCATCTTGTGAGTTCTTGTTCATTGAGTCCACTTTGACCAAATCTCCCGACGACATGGCTTTGTGCACTTTCTTCGGTTCCTGAGAGCTCGCAGGCTGAAACGAATAGTGAATGGATTTTATTATTGTGCATTATGATCCTAATTCAGGCCAGCAGATGACAGCATcacatcacagcagctgcatTAACTGCATCATGTATTTACAGTTACAATGTCCTCTGTGTCATAGTAAAAGTATAAATGCATAATATCACAGTGCTTCTGAACTTCTTAAAACAAGTCTTAAGTGACTAAAGGTTGAAAACATATGGTACAAAGCATTttctcaagaaaaaaaacaacaaaaaggcaCAAGTTAGAAAATCAAGTGGAAAGTTGAGGATGATTAGAACATTTTTTCCCAAGGATTCTCCAGGTTTACTTagtgacagaaaaaagagatgaaCAGAACCCAGTGTGGTGCAAATACTGTTATTTAACtagacaggggaaaaaaagggagagaagtCATGGTTAGAGCTGTCAGAGAACGAGAAGCCAATGTTAGAGAAGCAACTATGTTACAAGCTGGACAAGCAACATTTAAAgccaaacacatttcaaaattcATCTGCATCTGATACTTATTTCTAAAAGTCAAGCAAAATGGATTAATGGCtgtgttattatttatgtaatAGACAAAATCACGATACATTCTCTTGGCAGGATCAGGTAATATTTTGTTTTAGCGAGTATTCTAATGTCTTTAAAATACCAGTTttgaaatatattaaataaaatataaaaaaattaaagattaaaatgtgAAAGTGTCATATTAGATATCATTTGACGAAAACGGCTTTGTTGAAGCTGATCTGTATGTGCTCTCCGCTGAAGGGGGTTAGAAAAGTCAAGAAGAAGAAACGTTTTAAGAAAGCAGAGAGGGCCACTGTAGGTGAGGATGGTGCCTGTTACCATGTCTGAGTCACTGAAACAGGACTCTCGTAAGCCTGCCTCCGCGGAGCTCTGTTTGGAGAGGGGTAGAGTGTAATGACGGGGGCTGTGGGAGCTGTCACCATCATAGTCATCCTCATCTGAATCGCCCCCAACTGAAAGGATAGGGGCGCGGGTGAGGAAGTCGGAGCGGGTCCGTGCCATTCtggctttctttttttggcctgCTCTGCCAACCTGGAGTTTAGCAGAGGTGACAGCATCATGTTTAAAAAGGTACTTTAAGCCGCAAAGTTGTGCTTTGTGAATGTCAGCTGGGTAAGAGTGGGGGCTATCCTGCTGAAATTCACTCatatttcatgattaaaaaaagtcactcctgcacatttgcacacacatgctgtagGTCTGTTTTCTGAAAATTAAACAGAAGAGATTACTTACATCCCGCACCTTTGTTCCTTTAGAGGGTTTGGACACTGATGTTGGTCCTTCTCTGGGAAGCGTCAAGTGTGTTTCTTCAGTGACAGCATCACTGTTATAcctgctggaaaaacaaaagaaaaatattagtaaaaaaaaaaaaaaagaaccattGTCATTTATACAAATTAAGTGGCAACCAAAACCAATGTCAATAAAATTGCAATTGCACACAcaattaaatgcattatttaaagtatatttatgtttttatcatcCAGATTCTTCTGATGTGCCTTCATGATACCACTAGGGTGCACCAAAGTCAGAAAACATAGAATTCATCCATTAGTACTGGCTTGATTTATTTCTCTTGTCTATTTTTAACGAGACTATAATAAATATTTGTACCATGATTCCAacagaaacatacagtacatcacacTAGCAGAACATCAGCAATGTACTAGTTCATTACTCACTGAGTAAATGTCACTTTGTCctttggagaaaagaagatgTTTCCAGGTTTATCCGTCATGTTCACCACGGTACCCTGATGACTTGGTGGTTTGCTGTTAGCTGTTCTCACTCTggttcctcctccatctctggacTCCAATGTGAGCTTGGGTGCCCAGCCATCAGCAGCAGACCTGCTGTCCATTTGTTTTTTCCTGGGAGCAGAAGCTGGTGGAGGAGGCAGCTGGGGGTATTGCATTTCAACACCAGGGGGAGAGTGCAGTGACGGAGCACTGGAGTCTGACTGTGTTCTGGGATGAGGTGCGAGTGCTCTTGTCCTCTCAGTCAGCAGTGAACTGGGTCGAGGGGGTTTGCCAGAGGTTTCAGTCGCACCAACATCTTCCGCACCCCGTCGACTCTGCTGTATCCGGTGCAGAGCTTCACCTCTTTGTTTCTCAAACATGTCTCTCTCATATTGAGCGAAGTAAAGGCGCTGCTGCTCGAGCACTTCTTTTTGTTGTCTGATTTGCTCCATCATCTCCCTTTCATTCTGCTGTCGCTGACTACGCtgcctctcctctttctcctcgtTCAGTCGCACTAGTTTCTCAATGACAATCTGGTCGGCCTGGAGAACAGAGGTAGAGGCCGGGACGGGACTTTGAGGCACAGCTACTGGGCCTGGTTTCTGTGGTGATGTGGTCAAGTCTCCAGTTTGGGCTGAAGAATCTCGAACCTCTAAAGCTGGACGGACAAGATCGCTCAGCTCTTCACTTAATGGCGTTTCTTTCTGCATACTGATGACCACAACCACTGGCCGACGCAATGACTCTGCCCGCTCTCTCAGAGGCTTTGTAACAGTGGAGTTGGTTGTAGCAACAGctgcctctgtgttttgttGAGGCTTTTCAGCAGTTTGAGGGAAGATGGCTGTGCTGCCTTCACTAGCAGGGAAATAAAAGGTCGGGAGGTAGTTTTCAATTTTGGGTGGATGTGTGGTTTGAGAGGTGGCTGCCAGATGAATTGTGTTCTGGTTCTGGCAGCATGGTGGAGACACAACATCAGCAAACTCTGCTCTATATGACTCATCGGGCTCTGGGCTTATTAAAGCAACCTCTCCATAAGACTCAGGGACTGAATCTATTGTAGGAAGAGAGGAGCAGGAGTCCTCGCTGTCCATCAACTCTTCTGTAGCCTTGGGCGGCTCCTCATCCATGCTGAGAAGCTCAAAGCTGCCTTTGGAGCTCTGGCTGTCAGGTGTGCCCTGGGGTGAACGAAGGGGCGGGGTTACAGGGGGCACCAACTCCACAGACCAACGCCGTTCCTCAGAGGGGGACGAAGCTCCTCCACTGGTTGCTCGGACCTTGAGGAGCTCCAGGCTGAACTTCGCCTGCTCTAATTCTCTCATCCGTCGGCTGGCTCTCTTGGAGCGAGTGGTTTTCTGACTGGGCTCATCTACAGTTCTGGCTCTTTCTCGCACCACCACAGTGGACGCTGAGATTGAGGCTGGGGCTTCAGGTTGTGCTGTAGAGGTTTGCTCTTTTGTTGTAGCatgttctcctccatctcctgaCTCATAGCTGCTGATACTTTTCAGGTTCCTTTCTCGTTGTTCATAGGAGCGATCCTCCCAAGTGCTGAGGTCCAACCCCATTATTCTCTCAGATggcccctcctcttcctctggtgAAAGACTCACCTGACCATTGTGTAGCTGAAgcagcttctcctgctgctccttcttctctctcagtctctgttCTCTCAGTTTTTTGAAgctgtgaataaaaaacaaacaaaacaaaaggactCAAACCTCAGCTGATGTCAAACTGCTTCCTAGGCACAGTTAGAGTTTGATCAAATCTATTGTTCCCAA from Solea solea chromosome 5, fSolSol10.1, whole genome shotgun sequence harbors:
- the myo9aa gene encoding unconventional myosin-IXAa isoform X7 is translated as MSARDGVGGIGTLGRRQRFENSEFTLRIYPGALAEGTIYCPISARKTTTAAEAIEHVIQRLQLDRTKCYVLAEVKEFGGEEWILNPSDCPVQRMMLWPRVALEHRSLSGGEDYRFLLRLKNLDGSIHYGGSLQMWLQVTEERRRMMERGLLPQPESQGVQADLCCLPELNERSLLDNLRSRFRQEKIYTYVGSILIVINPFQFLPIYNPKYVKMYDNHTLGDLEPHIYAVADVAYHTMLQRRRNQCIVISGESGSGKTQSTNFLIHHLTALSQKGFASGVEQIILGAGPVLEAFGNAKTAHNNNSSRFGKFIQVNYQESGIVRGAYVEKYLLEKSRLVYQEHNERNYHVFYYLLAGASEEERAAFHLKKPEEYHYLSQMTKTTHQPHWDSYYESEPDCFTVEGEDLRHDFERLQLAMEMVGFLSTTRKQIFSLLSAILHLGNICYKRKTYRDDSIDICNPEVLPVVSELLEVKEEILFEALTTRKTVTVGEKLIVPYRLSEAGTVRDSMAKSLYSALFDWIVFRINHALLNLKDLEDTTQVLSIGVLDIFGFEDYENNSFEQFCINFANERLQHYFNQHIFKLEQEEYRAEGISWRNIDYIDNTGCINLISKKPTALFHLLDEECNFPQATNQTLLDKFKRQHEGNSYIEFPAVMEPAFIIRHYAGKVKYGVKDFREKNTDHMRPDIVALLKSSKNAFICSLIGIDPAATFRWAVLRSYFRAVVAFRDAGKRHTQKKSGHDDAAPCAVLKSVDSFSFLQHPVHQRSLEILQRCKEEKYSVTRKSPRTPLSDLQGSNAVNEKSPRDSPGLGWNGRLGRHNRLSSSNFVTDEDGIFVNSASSKLLERAHDIIMRNKNYKSKPVLPKHLLNVKSLKHLSNLTLHDRITKSLLHLHKKKKPPSISAQFQASLNKLMETLGQSQPYFVKCIRSNAEKLPLRFNDNLVLRQLRYTGMLETVRIRQSGYNITYGFKDFVHHFCVLLPEGTSATREGIQQCLDQLHLKPDGYQVGKTMVFLREVERQRLQALLHKEVLRLIVMLQQRFRARLERRQFVRMREAAICIQKWWRFYRSIEEEEEEDDYDPNVQEGAALCLQTHWRGYRERQRFRLWRDAALVLQRAWRLWLRRRCTAALVIQTAWRCHQAREDYLRLYDVVVRLQAVSRGFLARQSFKKLREQRLREKKEQQEKLLQLHNGQVSLSPEEEEGPSERIMGLDLSTWEDRSYEQRERNLKSISSYESGDGGEHATTKEQTSTAQPEAPASISASTVVVRERARTVDEPSQKTTRSKRASRRMRELEQAKFSLELLKVRATSGGASSPSEERRWSVELVPPVTPPLRSPQGTPDSQSSKGSFELLSMDEEPPKATEELMDSEDSCSSLPTIDSVPESYGEVALISPEPDESYRAEFADVVSPPCCQNQNTIHLAATSQTTHPPKIENYLPTFYFPASEGSTAIFPQTAEKPQQNTEAAVATTNSTVTKPLRERAESLRRPVVVVISMQKETPLSEELSDLVRPALEVRDSSAQTGDLTTSPQKPGPVAVPQSPVPASTSVLQADQIVIEKLVRLNEEKEERQRSQRQQNEREMMEQIRQQKEVLEQQRLYFAQYERDMFEKQRGEALHRIQQSRRGAEDVGATETSGKPPRPSSLLTERTRALAPHPRTQSDSSAPSLHSPPGVEMQYPQLPPPPASAPRKKQMDSRSAADGWAPKLTLESRDGGGTRVRTANSKPPSHQGTVVNMTDKPGNIFFSPKDKVTFTHRYNSDAVTEETHLTLPREGPTSVSKPSKGTKVGRAGQKKKARMARTRSDFLTRAPILSVGGDSDEDDYDGDSSHSPRHYTLPLSKQSSAEAGLRESCFSDSDMPASSQEPKKVHKAMSSGDLVKVDSMNKNSQDGRVRGKMRFWGKPKYGDKKSSREKLLSGNDSLDGDYGETGPLLGEAGQESMSPPCSPDMMLDRDLKENKDPSPKVKRRRSVKISSVALEPTQWQSDALQILTCTNDYRTMNDFLMKKINDLDTEDSKKDTMVDVVFKKALKEFRLNIFNSYSTALAMDDGKSIRYKDLYALFEQILEKTMRQEQRVWSESPVKVWVNTFKVFLDEFMTEYKPLDSTLSKQQVVKPERKKRRKKDADIVEEHNGHIFKSTQYSIPTYCEYCSSLIWMMDRACVCKLCRYACHRKCCQRTTTKCSKKFDPELSSRQFGVEVSRLTNDDKTVPLVVEKLINYIEMHGLYTEGIYRKSGSTNKIKELKQGLDTDVESMNLDDYNINVIASVFKQWLRDLPNPLLTFELYEEFIRAMGLQDKKEMIRGVYSIIDQLNRTHICTLERLIFHLVRVALQEETNRMSANALAIVFAPCILRCPDTIDPLQSVQDISKTTACVELIICEQMSKYRLRLKDIHTLEFAENKAKFRLTVIRRSMGKGHLQRLSYNTPSPPLSPRLPPVANTVVEESGGEEGADSLVEISEYQQAAMQQEERVLTEQIESLQKEKEELTFEILTLEPRASDDETLESEASIGTADSSENLNVDSEETISDFSERGPALTSPWPRRSDGRSPRRRILHRQPDSLDSVDSCSSVSSYSSSSHYHPLSSSSSTRRFRFHSKSPPQGSGPAQSQSQSLNTSQASSDSIEMSPTGDLEGMHDNRPQFTSRGTFNPEKSKQKLKGAKHSPKRHSRDSGGHSRDPPDIPQSLVLYGNNEFMV